A window of Ignavibacteriales bacterium contains these coding sequences:
- a CDS encoding S9 family peptidase translates to MKYQKVILILLLAVVGFVFNFSNIDAQKKKLTYKQVYESSGMRGMGMMRGGSLGWVDENNYLEMKADPAKSGSRPMLMKTNVEDGKSEIYIDNSGVQLPEGFSLDRPLGVTKDYNYYLINQKNNLYYYSRPDNTFKQLTKDDAEEKVAKLSPDGKKVAYVKNYNLYVFDVENDKEIQLTNDGGGLIYNGWASWVYMEEILGRATQYLAFWWSPKSDKIAFLRFDDNPVPEFPIFRSDGQHGDLEKQRYPKAGDPNPYVKFGIVNLPTGQAGVADGKVTWADFDEKADQYIAWPTWTKDNKLTVQWMNRAQDNIILYWIDTNTGKKTELYNEKQKEWVEWFEDLYFFENGSGFLLRSNIDGWDHLYYYDLKGKLIKRLTQGDWQVNDILFVDESNKKVYFHSPMKNSTDKYLCVVGLDGTGLKQLTTFPGTHTCSVSPKGKYYIDSYSNITTPSKTELYKMDGKLIRTINDSKNTQYDDYDLAKAELFTIPSGDGYNLPAMWYLPADFDLNKKYAVIFNEYGGPNSASVRNSFAFGLSQSYMAQNGIISISVDHRGSGHFGKKGVALMHRNLGKWEMNDYAAAVKWLKTKSFIDSTRIGITGGSYGGYVAALALTKDADYFTHGIAEYGVMDWKLYDNVYTERYMDTPAENPDGYKAGSVLSYVDKFKGKMLITHGTMDDNVHMQNSIQFITELQKQNKDFEMMLYPNFRHGVGMPHATRERVKFWFRYLLGRELDVNKD, encoded by the coding sequence CGGCAAAATCCGGTTCCCGACCAATGCTGATGAAGACTAATGTTGAAGACGGTAAATCGGAAATCTACATTGATAACAGCGGTGTTCAATTGCCGGAAGGATTTTCACTGGATCGTCCTCTTGGAGTGACAAAAGATTATAACTATTATCTAATCAATCAAAAAAACAATCTTTACTACTACTCTCGCCCGGATAATACATTCAAACAATTAACTAAAGATGATGCAGAAGAAAAAGTCGCAAAACTTTCTCCCGATGGTAAAAAAGTGGCTTATGTAAAAAATTATAATCTTTATGTATTTGATGTTGAGAACGATAAAGAAATACAATTAACTAATGATGGCGGCGGATTGATTTACAACGGCTGGGCATCATGGGTTTATATGGAAGAAATTTTAGGACGAGCTACTCAATACTTGGCATTCTGGTGGTCGCCGAAAAGTGATAAGATCGCATTCTTGCGATTCGACGATAATCCTGTTCCGGAATTTCCGATCTTTCGTTCAGACGGGCAACATGGCGATCTCGAAAAACAGCGCTATCCAAAAGCAGGTGATCCGAATCCCTATGTAAAGTTTGGAATAGTAAACCTGCCTACCGGACAGGCAGGCGTTGCTGATGGAAAAGTTACATGGGCAGATTTTGATGAGAAAGCAGACCAGTACATTGCGTGGCCTACGTGGACAAAAGACAATAAGCTAACAGTTCAATGGATGAATCGCGCACAAGACAACATAATTCTTTACTGGATTGATACAAACACAGGCAAGAAAACAGAACTCTACAATGAAAAACAAAAAGAGTGGGTTGAATGGTTTGAAGATCTTTACTTTTTTGAAAACGGTAGCGGGTTCTTATTACGTTCTAATATAGATGGCTGGGATCACCTTTATTATTATGATCTAAAAGGAAAGTTAATTAAGAGATTAACTCAAGGGGACTGGCAGGTGAACGATATCTTATTCGTTGATGAATCAAATAAAAAAGTTTACTTCCATAGCCCGATGAAAAATAGTACAGATAAATATCTTTGTGTTGTAGGATTGGATGGAACTGGATTGAAACAATTAACAACTTTCCCGGGAACGCATACCTGTTCTGTTTCCCCCAAAGGAAAATACTATATAGATTCTTACAGCAATATTACTACTCCTTCCAAAACAGAACTTTACAAGATGGATGGAAAATTAATCCGCACTATTAACGATTCAAAGAATACTCAGTATGATGATTATGATCTTGCAAAAGCTGAACTGTTTACAATTCCATCTGGCGATGGTTACAATTTACCGGCTATGTGGTATTTGCCCGCGGATTTTGATCTGAATAAAAAATATGCGGTTATATTTAACGAATACGGAGGACCGAACTCTGCTTCAGTTAGAAACTCGTTTGCATTTGGTTTATCACAAAGTTATATGGCGCAAAATGGTATTATCTCTATTTCTGTTGATCACCGCGGCAGCGGGCATTTTGGTAAGAAGGGTGTTGCATTAATGCACCGTAATCTCGGCAAGTGGGAAATGAATGATTATGCCGCAGCCGTTAAATGGTTGAAGACAAAATCTTTTATTGATAGTACAAGGATTGGAATTACTGGCGGTAGTTACGGCGGTTATGTTGCTGCACTTGCTTTAACAAAAGATGCTGATTATTTCACTCATGGAATTGCTGAGTATGGCGTAATGGACTGGAAACTTTATGACAATGTTTACACTGAACGTTATATGGACACTCCTGCTGAAAATCCCGATGGATATAAAGCCGGTTCTGTTTTGAGCTATGTTGATAAATTTAAAGGTAAGATGCTTATTACACACGGCACGATGGATGATAACGTCCACATGCAAAACTCAATTCAATTTATTACCGAATTACAGAAACAAAATAAAGATTTTGAAATGATGCTTTACCCAAATTTCAGACACGGTGTAGGAATGCCTCACGCTACTCGTGAACGTGTTAAGTTCTGGTTTAGATATTTACTTGGAAGAGAATTAGATGTGAATAAAGATTAA
- a CDS encoding nuclear transport factor 2 family protein produces MRIIFLIVLFVSSIIINAQPLSEKNRSAILQILEKQRINWNEGNINAYMEGYWKSDYLRFIGKSGITYGWKATLERYKKTYPDKEAMGTLKFEVITLEAINATTAFMIGKWGLERKRDSVSGHFTLIWKKINDKWLITTDHSS; encoded by the coding sequence ATGAGAATAATTTTTCTAATCGTTCTCTTTGTCTCTTCGATTATAATTAATGCTCAACCGCTTTCTGAAAAAAACCGCTCTGCAATATTACAAATTCTAGAAAAACAGCGCATAAATTGGAATGAAGGAAACATTAATGCGTACATGGAAGGTTACTGGAAATCCGATTATCTGCGGTTCATCGGCAAGAGTGGAATTACTTACGGATGGAAAGCAACACTTGAGAGATATAAAAAAACTTATCCCGATAAAGAAGCAATGGGCACTTTGAAATTTGAAGTTATTACGCTTGAAGCAATTAACGCCACAACTGCCTTTATGATTGGTAAATGGGGACTGGAACGTAAAAGAGATTCCGTTAGCGGCCATTTTACTTTGATTTGGAAGAAAATTAATGATAAATGGCTAATCACAACCGATCATTCATCGTAA
- a CDS encoding alpha/beta hydrolase yields MNNKITSKIIVFVHGLFMNPLSWTNWIKFYEAKGYKCYSPAYAYHEGKPFDLRSNINSNLGKLSFGQTINNLVSFIDKLPEKPILIGHSMGGLAVQKLIEMNKGVAGICIDTAPPKGIFSFKWSFIKANLPTINPIKGNSVCFPTVKWFHYAFCNTMTMEQTEIEYNNFVVPESRNIPRSSIMNDGKINFKKPHNPLLFIAGEKDNIIPSSLNKKNFEAYQDKKSKIDFKEFAGRTHYICGQKNWEEVASFINDWIASLK; encoded by the coding sequence ATGAATAATAAAATAACAAGCAAAATAATCGTGTTCGTTCACGGACTTTTTATGAATCCCTTAAGTTGGACTAATTGGATAAAATTTTATGAAGCAAAAGGTTACAAGTGTTATTCGCCTGCATACGCATATCACGAAGGCAAACCTTTCGACTTACGATCCAACATTAATTCAAACTTGGGTAAACTTTCTTTTGGACAAACTATAAACAATCTCGTTTCATTCATTGACAAGTTACCGGAGAAACCAATTCTTATTGGGCATTCAATGGGTGGACTTGCAGTTCAAAAACTAATTGAAATGAACAAAGGAGTTGCGGGAATTTGTATTGATACTGCACCGCCAAAGGGAATTTTTAGTTTTAAATGGAGTTTTATAAAAGCAAATCTACCAACCATAAATCCCATCAAAGGAAATTCAGTTTGTTTTCCAACAGTAAAATGGTTCCACTACGCTTTTTGTAATACAATGACAATGGAACAAACAGAAATTGAATACAATAATTTTGTAGTTCCAGAAAGCAGAAACATACCGCGAAGCAGCATAATGAATGACGGTAAAATTAATTTCAAAAAACCGCATAATCCGTTATTGTTTATTGCGGGCGAGAAAGACAATATCATTCCTTCTTCTCTCAATAAGAAAAACTTTGAAGCATACCAAGACAAGAAGAGTAAAATTGATTTCAAGGAGTTTGCAGGTAGGACACATTATATATGCGGACAGAAAAATTGGGAAGAAGTTGCGTCTTTTATAAACGATTGGATTGCAAGTTTAAAATGA
- a CDS encoding NAD(P)H-dependent oxidoreductase, whose product MYSHYKSVRKIFDLVRYPIFIIALLFLSKSHSLYATTSKLDPVTYCDADSAKRPEVSILIVYYSFTGNTEKMAKAVAEGAQKIPGVNVITRTIDKVTETELKHADAILLGSPTYYGNMAGQMKLFIDDWWLKYKISLVNKVGGAFSTGGSQTGGKENVIHSLVIAMMNAGMILVGPTEGPFGLPGASALDPVDEKGLMEARSLGEHAASVAQRFKNTIR is encoded by the coding sequence ATGTATAGTCACTATAAATCAGTTCGAAAAATTTTTGACCTAGTCCGTTATCCAATTTTTATAATTGCATTATTATTTTTGTCTAAATCACATTCTCTCTATGCAACTACTTCTAAGCTTGATCCTGTTACATACTGCGATGCTGATTCTGCTAAACGTCCCGAGGTTTCAATTCTAATAGTTTATTATTCATTCACAGGCAACACAGAAAAGATGGCTAAAGCTGTTGCTGAAGGGGCACAGAAGATACCTGGAGTAAATGTAATTACGAGAACTATAGATAAGGTTACAGAAACAGAACTCAAACATGCCGACGCAATTTTATTAGGTTCGCCAACTTATTATGGAAACATGGCTGGTCAAATGAAATTATTTATTGACGATTGGTGGCTAAAGTATAAAATTTCTCTCGTCAATAAAGTCGGCGGTGCATTTTCAACTGGCGGAAGTCAAACCGGCGGAAAAGAAAATGTAATTCACTCATTAGTAATTGCGATGATGAATGCAGGAATGATTCTCGTAGGTCCGACTGAAGGACCATTTGGATTGCCGGGAGCTTCTGCTTTAGATCCGGTTGACGAGAAGGGGCTTATGGAAGCACGTTCTCTTGGAGAGCATGCTGCTAGTGTCGCACAACGCTTCAAAAATACAATCCGATAA
- a CDS encoding glycosyl hydrolase, with protein sequence MKLMRLFLILLIAQSLVVAQEKDDDKDVKKEKDKLTSGTFSSLKFRSVGPAFTSGRIADFTVNPNNHSEYYVATASGGLWKTINNGTTWQALADTVQAYSMGCVVLDPTNSNVVWLGTGENNHQRALGYGTGVYKSIDGGQNWKFMGLKDSRQIGGIVVDPKNPNTVYVAAEGSVWGPGGDRGLYKTTDGGKTWNKVLNISENTGVNNIVMDPRDSNVLYATSEQRRRHIFTKIGGGPESAVYKSTDAGATWDKIMSGLPKVDLGGMGIAISPVNPDVIYLIVEAAEKKGGFFRSANRGASWEKMSDHTEQGQYYNEIYCDPKDVDKVYSTETVTQYTEDTGKTWKPFGNSDRHVDDHALWIDPTDTKHIMIGGDGGVYETFDSGKTFLFKNNLPVTQFYRVNTDNDLPFYNIYGGTQDNNSFGGPSRSIRGSGVISDDWVITQGGDGFWIAIDPTNPDIIYTESQYGGMARFDKKSGESIDIRPEPVKGEKTFKWYWDTPLILSPHSSTRLYTAAEKVFRSDDRGDSWTEISDDLTTKTDRNTFQVMGKYWSIDADGKDVSTSQFGLIVSLVESIKKENLLYAGTDDGLIQVTEDQKTWRKIEDFPGVPKYTLVSDILPSRFDENVVYASFNNHERDDFKPYVIKSDDKGKTWESISSNLPANGAVNTIVEDPINSKLLFVGTEWGVFFTVDGGEKWIQLKAGIPLVKIPDITIQEREKDLVVATFGRGFYVLDDYSPLRTVSKELLDKDAYLFPIKDALMYIPSGGHGAQGSNYFRAPNPEYGATFTYYIKDVPKTLKAERKQKEKALFKDGKPIPQPSLDALHEEELEKDSYLIFKIMDETGLVVRKITKSAGSGINRINWDLRYESTSPIVVDKFEPVSSAVSGRRRSSGSGILAMPGKYKISLSMVVRNQEKELFAPTEFNVVPLNNTTIPAKDRSELVAFQKKASELARTAYGAQRVAEDLVKRTESIKQALNNSAAAPFELLTKANQVSDDLDKILITIRGMEGRGASAEENPPAQVTLNSRLSTMLFTSYNTTTNLTKNQKVAYETLYEEIQPIIEKLKKIIDVDLKAIESEMDKLNVPWTPGRMPELKK encoded by the coding sequence ATGAAATTAATGCGTCTCTTTTTAATTCTTTTAATTGCGCAATCATTAGTTGTAGCGCAGGAGAAAGATGATGATAAAGATGTTAAAAAAGAAAAAGACAAACTCACAAGCGGCACTTTCAGTAGTCTAAAATTCCGAAGTGTCGGTCCTGCATTTACTTCCGGTAGAATTGCAGACTTTACAGTTAATCCTAATAATCACAGTGAATATTACGTTGCAACGGCAAGCGGCGGTTTATGGAAAACAATTAACAATGGAACTACTTGGCAAGCACTTGCAGATACAGTTCAAGCATACTCAATGGGCTGTGTTGTACTTGATCCGACAAACTCAAATGTTGTTTGGCTCGGCACGGGAGAAAACAATCATCAGCGCGCGCTTGGTTACGGAACTGGTGTGTACAAATCTATTGACGGCGGACAAAATTGGAAATTTATGGGTTTAAAAGATTCACGGCAGATCGGTGGAATAGTTGTTGATCCGAAAAATCCAAACACAGTTTATGTTGCAGCGGAAGGATCCGTTTGGGGTCCGGGCGGCGACCGCGGTCTTTATAAAACAACCGACGGCGGAAAGACGTGGAATAAAGTTTTAAACATCAGTGAAAACACCGGTGTGAATAATATTGTGATGGATCCGAGAGACTCAAATGTTTTATATGCAACATCAGAACAAAGACGCAGACACATATTTACAAAAATCGGCGGTGGTCCTGAGTCTGCAGTTTATAAATCAACTGATGCAGGCGCAACGTGGGATAAAATTATGTCCGGCTTACCAAAGGTTGATCTTGGCGGAATGGGAATTGCAATTTCTCCTGTTAACCCAGACGTAATTTATTTAATTGTCGAAGCTGCGGAAAAAAAAGGTGGCTTCTTCCGTTCAGCTAATCGAGGTGCATCGTGGGAAAAAATGAGCGATCACACTGAGCAAGGTCAATACTACAATGAAATTTATTGCGACCCAAAAGATGTTGACAAAGTTTATTCTACAGAAACTGTAACTCAATACACAGAAGATACGGGAAAAACTTGGAAGCCATTCGGCAACAGCGACCGACATGTTGACGATCATGCATTGTGGATTGATCCGACAGACACTAAACATATAATGATTGGTGGTGACGGCGGTGTTTATGAAACATTCGATTCCGGAAAGACTTTTCTTTTTAAGAACAACTTACCTGTAACACAATTCTATAGAGTTAACACTGATAATGATCTTCCTTTCTATAATATATATGGCGGTACTCAAGACAATAATAGTTTCGGTGGACCATCTCGTTCTATAAGAGGTAGCGGAGTAATTAGTGATGATTGGGTTATAACTCAAGGAGGAGATGGCTTCTGGATTGCTATTGATCCTACTAATCCCGACATAATTTATACAGAATCACAATATGGCGGAATGGCTCGCTTCGATAAAAAAAGCGGTGAATCAATTGATATTCGTCCGGAACCTGTTAAGGGAGAAAAAACTTTTAAATGGTATTGGGATACTCCTTTAATTTTAAGTCCGCATTCATCAACTCGTTTATACACTGCGGCAGAAAAAGTTTTTAGAAGTGACGACCGTGGAGATTCATGGACTGAAATTAGTGATGATCTTACAACTAAAACAGACCGTAACACATTTCAGGTAATGGGAAAATATTGGAGTATTGACGCTGATGGAAAAGATGTAAGTACATCACAATTCGGATTGATCGTTTCGCTTGTTGAATCAATTAAGAAAGAAAATCTTTTATACGCAGGGACAGACGACGGATTGATTCAAGTAACAGAAGATCAAAAGACTTGGCGTAAGATCGAAGATTTTCCTGGCGTTCCGAAATACACACTTGTCAGCGATATTCTTCCTTCGCGATTCGATGAGAATGTAGTTTACGCTTCATTCAACAATCATGAGCGGGATGATTTTAAACCTTATGTTATTAAGAGTGATGATAAAGGTAAGACGTGGGAATCAATTTCAAGTAATCTTCCTGCAAATGGTGCAGTTAATACAATTGTTGAAGACCCGATAAATTCAAAATTATTATTTGTAGGAACTGAGTGGGGAGTTTTCTTTACGGTTGACGGCGGTGAAAAGTGGATTCAGCTAAAAGCTGGAATTCCTCTTGTAAAGATTCCTGATATAACAATTCAAGAAAGGGAAAAAGATTTAGTTGTTGCAACATTCGGAAGAGGATTTTATGTGTTAGACGATTACTCGCCATTACGGACTGTTAGCAAAGAACTTTTAGATAAAGATGCTTATCTCTTCCCGATCAAAGATGCATTGATGTATATTCCAAGCGGCGGACACGGTGCGCAGGGTTCAAATTATTTTAGAGCACCAAATCCAGAATACGGTGCAACGTTTACATATTATATTAAAGATGTTCCCAAAACATTAAAAGCAGAACGTAAACAAAAAGAGAAAGCATTATTCAAAGATGGAAAACCAATTCCTCAACCATCTCTTGATGCATTGCATGAAGAAGAACTTGAAAAAGATTCATACCTTATTTTCAAAATTATGGATGAGACCGGTTTGGTTGTAAGAAAAATAACAAAATCTGCCGGAAGCGGAATTAATCGTATCAACTGGGATCTTCGTTACGAAAGCACATCTCCAATTGTTGTAGATAAATTTGAACCGGTTTCATCCGCGGTAAGCGGCAGAAGACGAAGCAGCGGCAGCGGAATTTTGGCCATGCCGGGTAAATATAAAATTTCTTTATCAATGGTTGTAAGAAATCAAGAAAAAGAATTGTTTGCACCGACTGAGTTTAATGTTGTTCCTCTTAATAACACAACAATACCAGCTAAAGACCGTTCTGAGTTAGTTGCATTCCAAAAGAAAGCTTCAGAGTTAGCCAGAACTGCATACGGTGCTCAAAGAGTTGCAGAAGATTTAGTAAAGAGAACTGAATCAATCAAGCAGGCATTGAATAATTCTGCTGCAGCACCATTTGAATTGCTGACTAAAGCAAATCAAGTTTCAGATGATCTTGATAAAATATTAATAACAATACGAGGAATGGAAGGAAGAGGTGCAAGCGCAGAAGAAAACCCACCGGCTCAGGTAACTTTGAACTCAAGACTTTCGACAATGCTCTTCACATCTTACAACACAACAACAAACTTAACGAAGAATCAGAAAGTAGCTTACGAAACTTTGTATGAAGAGATTCAACCGATAATTGAAAAGTTGAAAAAGATAATTGATGTAGATTTGAAAGCAATTGAATCTGAAATGGATAAACTCAATGTACCCTGGACACCGGGAAGGATGCCGGAATTGAAAAAATAG
- a CDS encoding PDZ domain-containing protein, translating to MKKIFTLLCIVLFALTSLTLFAQVDARMMQNPDVSKTHIVFTYGGDIWIVLKEGGTALKLSSPAGQELFAKFSPDGSQIAYNGIYNGNFDVYVIPTMGGLPTRVTHHGMSDRIIDWYPDGKNLLYVSSMNSGKQRFNQFYKVSMNGGLPEKLPVPYGEMASLSPDGKKIAYTPISQAFRTWKRYRGGWNANIWIFDLEKNTAENISNSTTNDEFPMWSGNKIYYLSDRGKDLRANIWSYDLNTKENKQITKFTDFDIHFPSLGPSDIVFENGGKIYLLNLTDEKYREVNIKLVTDELTLMPKVEKVANLMQSAWLSPDGKRAVVEARGEIFSVPAVNGPIYNLTKSSGVAERYPAWSPDGKYVAYWSDKSGEYELTVRNMENPSEEKQLTSYGPGYRYQLFWSPNSKMLAFIDKAMEIKIYDMEKDKTYDVDKALYFYQGGLQGFTVSWSSDSKWLAYSRDLETQKGAIYIYNVSEDKTHQVTSGYYGDVNPVFDPDGKYLYFTTNRNINPVYSDIDNTFIYPNTTNIAAITLNDEVLSPLTPKNDTTSVKKEEPKKDDAKKDEKKDEKKDDKDTKKDDAKDKPKDVKITLENFENRLVILPAAPGNYGSIAAVSGKVIYLRTPNTGAANKNKSVVYFDLESREEKTIIDDADYFQVSADGKKILLGKGNNYSVVDIAPTQKMEKMMPTAQLEMTINPKEEWKQIFNDVWRFERDFFYDPNMHGVDWKEMREQYGKLIDNCVTRWDVNFVLGELIAELNSSHTYRGGGDTDEAPTKNVGYLGINWEIAGDAFRIKKIINGAPWDSEVRSPLLMPGLKVKAGDYILAVNGETLDVTKDPWTGFEGLADKTVELTINSKPTFDGARKITVNTINDETRLRNLEWIESNRKRVEDATNGKIGYIYVPSTGIDGQNELVRQFAAQYKKDGLIIDERFNNGGQIPDRFIELLDRKPLAFWAVRDGMTWQWPPFANFGPKVMLINGWSGSGGDAFPDYFRKAKLGPLVGTRTWGGLIGISGAPGLIDGGTITVPTFRMYDPDGKWFKEGHGVDPDIEVIDDPAQLAKGVDPQLERGIQEVMKLLDKNPPVNPKHPAYEKR from the coding sequence ATGAAAAAAATCTTCACATTACTTTGCATAGTTTTATTTGCGCTAACTTCATTAACTCTTTTTGCTCAAGTAGATGCCCGCATGATGCAGAATCCCGATGTTTCCAAAACACATATCGTATTTACATACGGTGGTGATATTTGGATCGTTCTCAAAGAAGGCGGAACTGCATTAAAACTTAGCTCACCTGCCGGACAGGAATTGTTTGCAAAATTTTCTCCCGACGGTTCACAAATTGCATACAATGGAATTTACAACGGCAACTTTGATGTTTATGTAATTCCAACTATGGGTGGTTTACCAACACGCGTTACTCATCACGGAATGTCAGACAGAATAATTGATTGGTATCCCGACGGAAAAAATTTGTTGTATGTTTCTTCGATGAACAGCGGCAAACAGAGATTCAATCAATTCTATAAAGTTAGTATGAACGGCGGACTTCCGGAAAAACTGCCTGTACCTTACGGCGAAATGGCATCGCTATCACCCGATGGGAAGAAAATTGCATACACACCGATCAGTCAAGCATTCAGAACTTGGAAACGATACCGCGGCGGTTGGAATGCCAACATTTGGATTTTCGATCTTGAAAAAAATACTGCGGAGAATATTTCCAACAGTACAACAAACGATGAGTTCCCAATGTGGTCCGGAAATAAAATATATTACCTCTCCGATCGCGGAAAAGACTTACGTGCAAATATTTGGTCTTATGATCTGAACACAAAAGAAAATAAACAAATCACAAAATTCACAGACTTTGATATTCACTTTCCTTCTCTCGGACCATCCGATATTGTTTTTGAAAATGGAGGAAAAATTTATTTGCTAAATCTTACTGACGAAAAATACCGCGAAGTAAATATCAAATTGGTAACCGATGAATTAACATTGATGCCGAAGGTTGAAAAAGTTGCCAACCTGATGCAGAGCGCATGGCTTTCACCAGATGGTAAACGTGCTGTTGTTGAAGCACGAGGAGAAATTTTTTCTGTCCCGGCAGTAAACGGGCCGATTTATAATCTAACAAAAAGTTCAGGTGTCGCAGAAAGATATCCAGCATGGTCTCCCGATGGAAAGTATGTTGCTTATTGGAGTGACAAATCCGGCGAATATGAATTAACGGTTCGTAATATGGAAAACCCGAGTGAAGAAAAACAACTTACTTCTTATGGTCCGGGATATAGATATCAATTGTTCTGGTCTCCTAATAGTAAGATGCTTGCGTTCATTGATAAAGCAATGGAAATAAAAATTTATGACATGGAAAAAGATAAAACTTATGATGTTGATAAAGCGCTCTACTTCTATCAAGGAGGATTGCAGGGATTTACCGTAAGCTGGTCTTCGGATAGTAAATGGCTTGCTTACTCACGTGATCTTGAAACACAGAAAGGCGCTATCTATATATATAATGTATCCGAAGACAAAACACACCAGGTGACATCCGGTTATTACGGGGATGTAAACCCTGTGTTTGATCCTGACGGAAAATATCTTTACTTCACAACGAACAGAAATATTAATCCGGTTTACAGTGATATAGACAACACTTTCATTTATCCCAACACAACAAACATCGCTGCAATTACATTAAATGATGAAGTTCTTTCACCTCTCACACCAAAGAATGATACAACTTCAGTTAAGAAGGAAGAGCCCAAGAAAGACGATGCGAAGAAGGATGAGAAAAAAGATGAAAAGAAAGATGATAAAGACACCAAGAAAGATGATGCTAAGGATAAGCCGAAAGATGTAAAGATCACATTAGAAAATTTTGAGAACCGTTTGGTTATTCTGCCCGCAGCCCCCGGTAATTACGGAAGTATTGCCGCAGTCTCAGGAAAAGTAATTTATCTTAGAACACCGAATACAGGTGCGGCTAACAAAAATAAATCTGTTGTTTATTTCGATCTTGAATCGCGTGAAGAAAAAACAATTATTGATGATGCCGATTATTTCCAGGTCAGTGCCGATGGAAAGAAAATCCTACTCGGGAAAGGAAATAATTATTCAGTTGTAGATATCGCTCCAACCCAAAAGATGGAAAAGATGATGCCGACGGCACAGCTCGAAATGACAATCAATCCAAAAGAAGAATGGAAACAAATATTTAATGATGTCTGGAGATTTGAGCGTGATTTCTTTTACGATCCGAATATGCATGGCGTTGATTGGAAAGAAATGCGTGAGCAATACGGGAAGTTAATTGATAACTGTGTTACCAGGTGGGATGTAAATTTTGTTCTTGGAGAATTAATTGCAGAGTTAAATTCTTCGCACACATACCGGGGCGGCGGCGATACGGATGAAGCGCCCACAAAAAATGTCGGTTATCTCGGAATCAATTGGGAAATTGCCGGCGATGCTTTTAGAATTAAAAAAATAATTAACGGCGCTCCATGGGATTCTGAAGTCCGCTCACCTCTTCTGATGCCGGGATTAAAAGTTAAAGCAGGCGATTATATACTTGCAGTTAATGGTGAAACGCTCGATGTTACCAAAGATCCATGGACAGGATTTGAAGGATTGGCAGACAAAACTGTTGAACTTACAATTAACAGCAAACCAACTTTCGATGGCGCGAGAAAAATAACTGTAAACACAATTAATGATGAAACACGTTTAAGAAATTTAGAGTGGATTGAATCAAACAGAAAACGTGTTGAAGATGCCACGAACGGAAAGATCGGTTACATCTACGTTCCAAGTACAGGTATTGACGGACAAAACGAATTAGTCCGCCAGTTTGCTGCTCAGTATAAAAAAGACGGTTTGATAATTGATGAACGATTCAACAACGGCGGACAAATTCCTGACCGCTTTATTGAACTTCTTGATAGAAAGCCGTTAGCATTCTGGGCGGTTAGAGATGGAATGACATGGCAATGGCCTCCGTTTGCAAACTTCGGTCCTAAAGTTATGTTGATAAACGGATGGAGCGGCTCAGGTGGCGACGCATTCCCTGATTATTTTAGAAAAGCAAAATTAGGTCCGCTCGTTGGAACAAGAACTTGGGGAGGATTAATAGGTATCAGCGGTGCACCAGGTTTAATTGACGGCGGGACCATTACTGTTCCAACATTTAGAATGTACGACCCGGATGGAAAATGGTTTAAGGAAGGACACGGCGTGGATCCCGATATTGAAGTGATAGACGATCCTGCACAGCTTGCAAAAGGTGTTGATCCTCAGCTTGAAAGAGGAATTCAAGAAGTGATGAAACTATTAGATAAGAATCCCCCTGTGAATCCGAAACACCCCGCGTACGAGAAACGATAA